CTCTTAATGCGCTCATCTAGTATTAACGCGTTAGCGTACAGTACGTCGTCCTTTTTACCAGTATCGAGCCACCACCCGTCCACGAAGCCATAGCCGACCCTATAGCCCCTCTCGAGCATTAATTGTAAAGCATCCGTTATCTCCAGCTCACCCCTCCAGCTAGGCTTAAGCTCCCTTAGAACCTCGAAGACCACTGGCTTAAAGAAGTAAACGCCCACCAAGGCATATTTGCTTGGAGGGACCTTAGGCTTCTCGACTAGGCCCACAAGCCTACCGTTCTGATCGAACTTTGCGACACCGAACCTAGTCGGGTCGTCAACCTCCTTGAGGAGTATGTAAGCGTCGTAGTCCCCGCTAAGGAAAGCCTCGACGTACTTCTTAATGCCGCTCTGTAAGAGGTTATCTCCAAGATAGACAACGAACCTATCCTCCCCAACGAAGCCTCTGCATAGGCCTACTGCATGAGCTATGCCTAAGGGCCTGCCCTGATAAATGTAGGTAATCTTCACGCCGAACTTAGAGCCATCACCATAATGCTCTCTAACGAGCTCTGGATAGATTTCACCAAGGACTATCGCCACATCCTTAACGCCAGAGTCCCTGATATCCTCTAAGACGTACTGACTAACAGGCTTATTCGCGACGGGGATAAGCTGCTTAGGACCGCTGAAAGTCAAAGGCCTAAGCCTAGTACCAGCCCCACCGTGTAAAATTATGCCCTTCATAAAGACCTACCTAATAAACCTCCTGGCCAAAAATTCTTTCAGAGGGTGGCATTAAATCGGTAAGCATGTCCGATCCAAGATCTACTCCTTTACACTCCTTTGACGTTACGGTCTTCCTGATCAAGAAACCAGCCTCATTAACAGGCTTGTTTCTAACACTAAAACTCTTTCCCTTAACTTGTTAATACTGATACTGCTCACGAGGAACGCTAAGGTCACATAAGACGTCTATTAAGCCATTACAAGAACAATCCTCAATTCCCTTTAACTTATGATCTTACATGCTTGCTAAAGAGCGTTTGGACGCGCTTATTGTAGGTTTGCATGAGCCAGTTCGTGAAAGCGATGACGCCTTGACATTAGTAGTTATGCACTTATGGACTGGTGTTGTCCCTTGAAAACTCAACGACTAAGTAGATTTCTAGGTAGGAGTTTTTGAGGAGCGAATGCCTACTTACTGTAGCTAAATCAAAACTAGGGGTATAAGCAGTTTTTCAACATCACCGCCTTATATTTTAGTAGTATAGTAAAAGCTCCTTCTTTCTAAACTCTCGCCATAGTCCCTTGGCAAATTGCGAATGCGCCATTGCTACTAGGAATTTATTAGCTGGCTGACTGCTTCCATGGTGGAAATAGTTGCTAGCAATAGTCCAAGGCACGTACTCAACCCCACTTAACCATGCAAGCAGGCCCAGCAGCGTTTCATCGCTAACAAGATTCCTTATCCATGGGGTCACAAGCCTAAATGCCCTATAAACCTTATCAACTAATTCGCTGTCAGGAAAACGACGTAAGTAAACAACCTGCTTTGGCCCCCAGAGAAAGACAGGTTTAAGGCGATAAAGGGCGAGGTGTTTCTAGAGGAGTGGGGCACGTGTTCATTGAGTACGAGGGGGAGGTTGCACCGACAACAGTAGTTTTCGCAGAGGAAGGTGATGAGAGCGTCTTTGGCCTTCACGCACTGGGAAGCCTAGGGCTTGAAGTAGGCCCCGTAACTAGACAGGCGAGGAAGAGCGAAGCACTGATAGCGCTGTAGCTCAACATTATAGGGTGGCCAGGCTGATCTCGTTTTTAACTAGCTGTTCTATAACAGCTCTATGAGCCTCCCTACTGCAGTCTTCCACGAGCTGGCCCAAGCCTCCGGCCGCTCTCAATGAGCCGCGCGCCTATGTCGTAGCGTAGCTGTGATGGTCAGCGGGCTGGCCTCGAAGGGCTCGGTGTTAACAGCCGCTCGCCTTAACGATGCCGTCTACGCGGCTTCTAAACATCGCTTAAGGACGGTCGCCCAGGTGTAAGAAAGGTGCTGCTAGGCCTGGGCGGCTGCTGCCTGAGGCCGGAGCAGCCTCTCTAAGCTACTCCTCGAATATACGTAGATGAGTACGTCTACTGCGAAGAGCACGATGACTCCTACTATGGATAGGCCTATGGGCATTAGGGCGGCGCTAAGAGCCATGCCTATTATAAAGAGCACTCCAGCTGTCTTGAAGCCTGCGTCTACATTAGGCTCCTCAGGAAGCCTGGTTAGCATGACGCCGAAGAGCACGCCGCCTATAAGCATTAGGACGGCGGAGGCGATGGCCACGACGTAGACCCCGGCGGCCACCTGTACTAGCGCTGCAGGTATTGTCGGCTGCGTAGGCCCGTGCGCAGGCACCGCCATCACGGCCCCCATCGCTACGACGGCGGCGACGGCCATTATCACCATGCCGATCAGCGTAAGCATCATGCCCACCCTCCCTATGCCTAGCCTCGGGCTATGCCGCTTGAGGTCGCCCGTGGCCATGAACCAGAGGATGAAGGACACTAGGGCGAGGACTACGGCGGCTAGCCCTATTAGGGAGAGGGCGGCTAGGAGGGCTACGGCCCCGACGGGTACTTGCGGCAGCGTCCCCGGTATCGCGCCGGGCTGAAGGTCGGTGAGGAGGTTGGCTAGCATAGCTAGCGCTGAGACGAGTAGGCCGAGGGCGACGACCGCGAGCACGGACGCGATGATGCTAAGCAAAGCGCCCGTCTTTAGCTTCCTCATCCCGGCGACTAGCAGGCTCTCCACAGCTCAGCCCTGTGGGACGATGGGATTTAAACCTTACCAGCCGCCTACTGCCTCAGCCTCTCGAAGTGCCTATCCCTCGTCCTCAACGTCGCGCCGCGGGGTATCGCGATCGCAGCAATTAGCAGGTCGGCGTCAGGTATTGACGCGCCCTCCCCCCTGAGCTTACGGTACAGCTCGCAGTGGGCTTTTACGGCTTCGTTGTCTAGGCTCAGGATCGTGAAGCTTCGCTCAATGAGCTCCTTAACCCTCACCCTTCTCCCAGGCCCCGCGATCCCCCTTAGAAGCTCGATGAGGTTTATGGCCGTGATGGCCCCCGCCTCATGCCCCCGCCCCTAATCATCTCTACGAGGACGTCCTTGTCGAAGAGGATCATCTCAGCGTAAACCCCTCCCTAAACTCTCTACTCGACTCCGCCATGGTTTCTAGGTCCTTGCCCGTGAGCTCTCTCGCCAGCTCCTCGAAGGCCTCCTTAGCCTTAAGCCTCTCAGCCTCCACGTACGAGCTTAGCAGAAACTCGCCCCACTCGCGCCCACCCTTAGCTCTCCGAGACCTTCTTGACGTCGACCGGGGCGGAGGTCGTAGCGTACCTCCGCAACTACTTCACTGCGTAGTTGTACAGCTATTTATTCCTCCCCGAGGGCGGGGCGCTCCATCCTCAGCGAGGCTGCGCGCACCCGTACACCCCGGCGGCTACGTAGGGCCTCCCCGTGTGGGCAGGGCTCGCACGGGCGCCGTTGATGGGCGACCGCTCAGCAGGGTGGGTCAGCCTCGCCCATTTAGGCGCGTCGAGGGTCAGCGCCGCCGGGACGTGGCGCCGTCTTGGCCGTGGCCGGGGGCACATCACGAGTGGGGGTTTCTGAAGCTAGAGAGCTAGCTCCCTAGACTCAGGCAGGTGGCATTGAGGCCTGAGGCTGCGTGGGCTTAGCGCCAGCATCAAGGCCCCGCGGCCTCTAGAAGTAGTGCTTCTCCATGGCAGCCCCCTCGAGGCATCGACCACTGCCCTCCTCGCTCAGTACTGAGCGAGGCTGAAAGACAAGCGGGCTAGTTGTAGCTAATTGCGCTGAGGCATTATGGCCAAGAGGGGCGCCCTCATAACTATAGCGCTACTCCTAGCCTGTGCTGTGGGCTGGAGCCTCTGGATGGTGACGTCAACTGCCTACAGAGCTGAAGTAGAGGAGCTAAGGAGTAAAGCGGGCCTACTTGAGGAAATGTACAGCTCATTGAAGAGCGGGCACAGTAGGCTGTACGATAGGCTCCTAAGAGGCTACAGAGGGCTTACCCAAGCCTTAAGCTAAGTGCTCAATGCCCTAGCCTGGGCTGCTGCGCCGCTAATCAGAGGGCTGTGAATGATAGCCGCCTGAGGACCTACATAGGGGCTTGGCGTCCGATGAGTGGCTGGTACGATTGCTAACGTAGTCGCAAACGCGATACCTGTCCATGCTGAGTAGTCTAAAAAGAGAAATAGATCCTCTGCTAGGGTGTCTACAGCCTTTAGGT
Above is a window of Candidatus Nezhaarchaeota archaeon DNA encoding:
- a CDS encoding glucose-1-phosphate thymidylyltransferase — translated: MKGIILHGGAGTRLRPLTFSGPKQLIPVANKPVSQYVLEDIRDSGVKDVAIVLGEIYPELVREHYGDGSKFGVKITYIYQGRPLGIAHAVGLCRGFVGEDRFVVYLGDNLLQSGIKKYVEAFLSGDYDAYILLKEVDDPTRFGVAKFDQNGRLVGLVEKPKVPPSKYALVGVYFFKPVVFEVLRELKPSWRGELEITDALQLMLERGYRVGYGFVDGWWLDTGKKDDVLYANALILDERIK
- a CDS encoding DUF973 family protein, whose product is MESLLVAGMRKLKTGALLSIIASVLAVVALGLLVSALAMLANLLTDLQPGAIPGTLPQVPVGAVALLAALSLIGLAAVVLALVSFILWFMATGDLKRHSPRLGIGRVGMMLTLIGMVIMAVAAVVAMGAVMAVPAHGPTQPTIPAALVQVAAGVYVVAIASAVLMLIGGVLFGVMLTRLPEEPNVDAGFKTAGVLFIIGMALSAALMPIGLSIVGVIVLFAVDVLIYVYSRSSLERLLRPQAAAAQA
- a CDS encoding type II toxin-antitoxin system VapC family toxin, which translates into the protein MAGPGRRVRVKELIERSFTILSLDNEAVKAHCELYRKLRGEGASIPDADLLIAAIAIPRGATLRTRDRHFERLRQ